ACTTATCTTTGCTCCATTGAAGATAATGCACCTTTTTACCTCTgactgctttaaatgtttttctttatcattattttcagcaatgtatgtgtgaatgtatgtTTGTGTTTATCCTGCTAGGTATTGCTTGAACTTCTGGGAACTGTGGGTTTGTAGTTTTAAACAAAGTAGAAATTACTATAGCTATTTTTTCCAATATTGccttactgtttttgttttcatgcttTCATTATGGTTATGTTGATTGCTGACATTGTTACAGAGGTCattgcatctttattttttggagggtgtgtgtgtgtctgtgtgtgtttctctctgtcttcatttttGGATAGTTTTATTCCTGTGTCTTCAATTTACTAATACTTTCTTTTGTACTGGCTAATCTGCTACAAATCttacataataatatttttatttcaagtattGTGTTTTTTATATGTAGaagttttatttgattcttttatgtttctttgtcTCATTGTGTTTGGGTTTTCTCTTATGCTGCTGAGGAAACATTTATTATAGCTATTTTAATGTTCTCATCTATTAATTTGatcatctctttcatttctggttCTGTTAATATTGACTGTTTTATTGCTTCTTGATAGGTCTAATAGTTTTCTATTGAAttctcattattttgaattttatggtATTTGCTGGATTTCGTTGCATAATTTTAAAGgatgttagtttttttttctagtgtgcCACTGTTACTTACAGATAAGTTCGATCCTTTCAAGGCTTATTTTTATGCAGCTTCGGGGAGAATCTAGAGTAGCCTTAAGGACTAATTTAACCTCACTTCTAATGCATGGTCCTTCTGGAGTCACTCATGGCTGCCCTGCTATTCAGcaagatttcaccattttgggtAATACAAATTTTAACAATTCCTGGCCCTTTGTGAGCACTGACAGTTGTTTATCTTACAACTCCtggtaattttctatttcttaaggttgattttttattttgctcaacCTCTTGGGGGTTCAACCTCTACATGTGTAACTTGTGTTCAGCCAAAGATCCAGTAGGACTGCTGTGCATTTTTTGGGATCTCTTTCTGTGTTGATCTCTTCCCTCAGGCATCTGCCCACTCCCCCTCCCCCTGAATTCTAGCTATTTTGGCCTCCCTGAACTCTGATATGTGTCTTTTCAATTCAACAATGTTGCTAGGTTCTTATGAGGTTACCTTTCCCTGTGCCATTGTTTGTAAATTACCTCCAGGCAGAAGCTGAACCCCCTCTTATTATTGCCCTTTTAGGGCAACAGTCTGCTATCATAGACTTGTGCTGCCTTTGTTCAGTGCCAGCAAATAGTTTCCTCTATTTTGTCCAATTTCTAGTTGTTAGGGAGAAGGATATTTCCAGACCCTCTTTGTCCTTCATATTCAGAAGTGGAAATCTCCCTATAAACATTGCAGACTTTTCCATTTATACCATAAATGTTTCCCTTTTCTGAAGCAACTTTATCCTCGTAATGTGTGAAATTGTCAGTCctctacttttttcttattatattcaGAAGATAATGATGCATATGATCAGGATCTCAAACGTCAGATTTTGCTCAgattttgtttcacatttttgtaTTCACAAAAATCTATGCCGTTGATGAACATCTAGGTATCACTGTGGATCTGGGCTAAAAGGAGGATGAGGCAAGTGGGGCACCTAAGGTACAAAATTTAAGGAGACACTCACTCTCATTTGTCAATCCTATACTTATACTACCTGGAGAGTAAGTGTCTCCTTAAATTTTGTACCATAGATGCCTTGTTTATCTCAGTCTAGTGCAGGCTTTGCAGTGGATATTCCGGACTAAGATCGCTTTTATTACCTAGGGCATTAGTCTCAAACCATGATTAACTAGATCACATATTTCCTTTGGAGTAGGTGTAAGTCTTTTTTACCTTCAtagttaaattatttaaacttcTCTCTGACCGTCTGTTGTTTTTGCAGTTGTAATAAAGTCTGATGTAAAATGTCAGTTCCTTAGTATTGGctgagaaatgagagaagaaaagagtaTTCAGGGTAGCAAATACTGTCGCACAAAGCCAAAACCATGTGTACTAAAGCCTTGCCTATTTTTAGTTTAGTCGGCCTTGGCCCTAGAAAGCAGTGGCTCTCCCTACCTAGGCCAGATTCCATTAATTCCATGTGGGCTGTTGCCCACTGGGCATGCAGCCGTATTTGCAGTTTGGGAGTCCCAAGTAAGCCTGACTAGGCTTCAAATATGAATCTAGATTTATACTAAGAGGAATTTTAATATGGGTCAGGGACATGCAGTTGGTCTCTGATGGTGGGAAGAACAAAGTTTTTAATCTTACGTAAAATATACTGTCTTTGAGGTCTTTGGTTCGTGACCCACTTTTGGATTGCCTTAGGGTGTTCTTGCAGCTGGAATGATAAAGGGATCTCTTTTCTCtcagaaaataaaggagacaGGAAGAAGTACACATGAAGTGATTCATGGAACCATTTGTTTATCTGAACCTGAGCTAAATCTTAGGAGAGAAGggtaaaaataattcattcttattatttttagtccAGATTACCAGGATTTTTCAAATAGGGATGTAGGTATGGGTTCTGGCAGTAATAAACGGTGATTTTACCCAGAATGGCCTCTGTTAAATATCTTCCTCTGGCACTTAAAGTGGTATTTGGTATCACTTTAATAGTTCAAAGGTTCTAAAACATTGATCCGGTGTGCAGAAAGTAGCCATTAATCTCATATTACTACTGCTTTactcaattttctttatttttattttcttgggcttttcttttttaaaaaataagaagagtaGCATATTTGTACCATCTGCAGAGCACTTTTATAATGGATTGGGTAAAAATCTctaatccagaaggaagatgcTTACATAGTCAAGTCTTTGTAGATACATACAATGTACCTTGAATTACTAGGTGAGGTAATATGTTGTGAAAGAAAATACTGAACTTggtattgtggcactattcacaataacaaagacttggaatcaacccagatgtccatcagtgacagactggattaagaaaatgtggcacatatacaccatggaatactatgcagccataaaaaagatgagtttgtgtcctttgtagggacatggatgcagctggaaaccatcattctcagcaaactatcgcaagaacagaaaaccaaacaccgcatattctcactcataggtgggaagtgaacaatgagatcagttGAACACGGGAAGGGGATCATCAGACACCAGGTCCCATTGTGGGGAGCGggtagcggggagggatagcattaggagatatacctaatgtaaatgacgagttaatgggtgcagcacaccaacatggcacatgtatacatatgtaacaaacctgcacgttgtgcacatgtaccctagaacttaaagtataataataaaaaataaataaataaaaagagaaagaaaacaggcacatgaaaaaaaaaataagaaattatctaAGAGAGAACTTTCTCACCCCCAAAATAAataccccccccccaaaaaaaattgtGAACTTGGATTCAAAAAAAGCTAATTATAGTCCAGGTTGGACTGCTTGTAGCTCTATGACCTTGAGCAGGCCAGTTAATCTCTTTGAGAGTCACTTTTTTCCATCTGCaaagtatgtgtatgtatgtgggaggtgggggaggatgTGATAAAATCTGCCTGCCTATATATTCATGTCAGTGTGAAGATCATAATAAAGATGTGAAAGCACTTGGGAAATGTGTAAAgaacatatacatacaaatgtaaaaatgatgTAAGTATTTTATCTCAGCGCAATCAAGTCTTGTTTTTATCTTTGGGACACTGTATATagtttcagctaatttttttttttaaatcactgatagcttagaaaaagagaagtaaaaagtACATATATTGGAAAATGGATGGAAAACACATCAAAGGTTAAAAGTTACCTATGAAAGAATTGACAAAATCTCCttagagtttgtgtgtgtgtgtgtgtattaacaaaatttgaaatttttacttACCTTCTCTTTCACCTCTAGACTTTGAAAATCTGTATCAGATTTTGTGACATATTGTATGTGGATTTTCTACTTTAGATTATCCatggaaaactattttttaaaatcagtcttGTTGCTCCTTGTTGTCAAAGACAATTCTGGATGTTTTCTCCTGATTGGTATGTTTTCAGTGGAATGCAAACTAATTTAATATAGCCCTGGTATGTATAATGAGGGTGTTCAATCTGTCAGGACATAAATCACAATGATTGAAATATGAATGTAATATTTTGGTACCTTTGAAACTATTAAATTACTCCCCTATATTACATTAGACCAGTGAGAGAATTCCTTTGGTtggttcactcattcattaaacaaatattaataccATGCCTACTATTGCCAGGTACTGTTGTATCACATACAAtagtaaataaaacagacaaaaattcctgcctctgtggagcttacattctaactGAGAGGGAAACTGAAACTAACAGATGAAATATATACTTTATCAGCAAAATACAGGAGGGAAAGGGGATGGGGGGAATGTTGGAAGGCATGGGGATTGGAGAAGGGCAGGCCTGGGAAGGATTGTGACATTTAATTGAAGACCTAAAAGGAATCTATACAGATATCTCAGGAAAGAACATTCCTGTTCTAAGGTATAGCAAGGGTAACAGATTTGAGGAAAGTGTGTGCCTAGTGTGTTCAAGGAACAAGGAGGAGGCCAGTGTGACTGAAGTACAGTGAGCATGGAGTATTAGGCTGGTGCAGACATAATTGTGGGTTTTGCATTGCTGAAATTTGCtgtttgatattggaatacattcttaaatatatgtggttatgttatacatcattttaatgtgcatttctcactttgttttgctaatgacttattacttgctgtttattttatatttattttagactatggaaatgatgttagacaaaaagcaaattcaagtgattttcttgttcaagttcaaaatgggtcataaagcAGCAGAGACAGCTCGCAGTGTCACCAATGCATTTGGCCCAGGAATTGCTAACAAaggtacagtgcagtggtggttcaagaagttttgcaaaggagacaagagccttgaagatgaggagcgTAGTGGCCAGCCATCGAAAGTTGGCAACGACCAGTTGAGAGCAATCATCGAAGCTGGTCCTCTTACAGCAACACTAGAAGTTGCCGAAGAACTCAACATCGACCATCCTACAGTCATTCGGCATTCGAAGCAAATTAGAAGGGTGTAAAAGCTTGATAAGTGGGTGCCTCGTGagctgactgaaaaaaaaatcgtCATTTTGAAGTGTTGTCTTCTCTTACTTTGTGCaacaacaatgaaccatttctcGATCAGACTGTGACATGTGACGATAAGTGGATTTTATACGACAACCGGTGATGGCCAGCTTGGTGGTTGGACCGAGAAGAAGCTCCAGAGTACCTCCCAAAGCCAAACGTGTACCAAAAAAGTTCATGGTCACTGTTTGATGGTCTGCTGCCGatctgatccactacagctttctgagtTCCAGCgaaaccattacatctgagaagtatgctcagtAAATAAATGAGATGCATGGAAAACTGCAATGCCTGCAGCCAGCATTGATCAACATAAAGGTCCCAGTCCTTCTCCACGATGATGCCTGACAATGCATTGCACAACCAATACTTCAAACGTTGAATGAATTGGGCTACAAAGTTTTGCCTCATCCGCCAATTTCACCTTCTCACCAACtgactaccacttcttcaagcatctcagcaactttttgcagggaaaatgtTTCCACAACCagaatgcagaaaaagctttccaCGAGTTTATCGAATCCCAGAGCACGCATTTTTATACcacaggaagaaataaacttatttctcattggcaaaaatgtaTTGATTGTAATGTtacctattttgattaataaagatgagtttgagcctagttataatgtaataatataaaattcacGGTCcaaaactgcagttacttttgcaccaacctaataagaTTAAAACCAGTAGAGTTGGGTATTTTGAGAGCCGTGTATTTCAAGGATGGAATTATTGTTTGTGTCAGCTCTGCTCACAGGTAAAATAAGAGGAAGTCAGAGAATCGATTGTTGTGTTTAGCAATGTGGAAGACATTGGTGACCTTAAATAAGGGCAAGTTGGTAGACAGATGGGATGAAAAGCTTGGTTGGTATGGATTCAGGAGAAAATGGGAGATATGGAGACAGTGAGCATAGACAACACTTTTGAGTTTTGTTGTAAAGGGGTAACTAGGCACATTAGGTGTGTAGAGTTAAGAGAGTGGGCTTTAAAAAGTTGTTTGGTTCTATATTTAGTGTGATAGGAACAATCCAGTAGAGACGGAATATTTGACAATGCAGTTGAAGGAAGAGATAATTGCTGCATCAGTTTTCTTGAATAGGTGGGAAATAATTGGGATTACCtttagttttccaaagtgaccattatatttatttttgcttataacTCACATTCTTCCCTTTTAAAGAACATCAGTGCCTGAGCCTTTTTATATACAAATCCTTTCTTATGTCTGTACCTTATCCCTCACatgtatacttttttctttttttaaaaaaaaaccctgcatgtGGCATTCAAACACATGTATACTTTTATCAGAGCCCCTAAAAtactttattacatttatttacatgtCTCACCCATTACTGGATTGTCAATACCTTGATCTATCTTATCTCAACTATTGGTTCTTTGACTGCAGTGTTTTTATTCATTGCTACATGCCTATATTAGTTACctattgttgcataacaaattacttGAAAACATACCCACtcaaaacacacatttattatattGCAGTGAGTCAGGAATCCAGGAACAGCATAGGTGGTGGGTCTCTTACAAGGTTATGAACCAGTGTGTTGACAGGGCCTGAAGTCTCGTCAGAAATCTTGATGTGGAAGGATCCATTTTCTGTGTCACTCATAGACATGTTTCATTTCTTCTCAGGCTGTTGGCCAGTGGTCTCCCTTGGACTCATTCCAAATGGACCCATAGCACATCTCACAATATGGCAGTTGACTTAGAGCAAACAAGCAAGAGGGCAAGAAAAAGTGCCAGCAAAAGAGAGTCCTAGCAAGAAGGACATCACAATTTTTATAACCTAATCACAGAAGTGGCATTCCATCACtgttgccatattttctttatttttttaaattgaaacagagtcttacttactatattgcccaggctggtcttgaactcctgggctcaagtgatcctcctgccttggcctcccaaagtcttgggattataggcatgaaccaccacgcctggccaatattttcttcttcataagcAAGTCACTAGGTCTAGTCCACACTTAAAGAGGGTTATACAACATGTGACTATGAGA
This genomic window from Piliocolobus tephrosceles isolate RC106 chromosome 6, ASM277652v3, whole genome shotgun sequence contains:
- the LOC111548376 gene encoding histone-lysine N-methyltransferase SETMAR, which encodes MTMEMMLDKKQIQVIFLFKFKMGHKAAETARSVTNAFGPGIANKGTVQWWFKKFCKGDKSLEDEERSGQPSKVGNDQLRAIIEAGPLTATLEVAEELNIDHPTVIRHSKQIRRV